TCTTGTGAAGATGTTCTTATATCTTCTCTTATCTTACCAGACATCTCAAATGTGTTTTGTATGGTTTGTGTTGTCTCTTCTACGCTTCTACCAACTGTTCTTGCTGTTGATGAAAGCTCACTTGAGATAGAAGCATTTTCATTACCAACGTCTTTTGCCGCCTCAACCGTTAGTCTTACTTTTTCTATGAAGTTGTTAAATTCTTTCGCGGTTTGTCCTAGCTCATCATTGCTTTGAACGGGGATTCTCTTAGTAAGATCGCCATCTCCAACGGCTAATTCCTTAGCGTGATCTTGTAGGTTATTTATAGGCGTAAGAATTATTGATTTTAAGATCATTGTTAGTAAAATAAGCACCAAAACCACAGCAACAACCGTGACCATGATCTGATCCACCATGCTATCTTTAGCCACCATTATGGCAGAGTACATATTTTCTTGAGTATCAGCAGCAAATATATATCCGATACTTGAGCCGTCAAATCCCTCAAGTGGTATACTTACAACAAAATAGCCTGAAGTTTGAAACCTCTCTTTTAAGTCGCTTTTGCTAACATCGCTCAGTTCTTTTATAAAATTTGCATCTGCACCATCCATCTTTTGCGCTACAGTATAATTACCTTGCACGACTTTTGGAGCGTCTTTTAAGCCTCCCGCGGAACCAAGCAAGGCGTTATCCATAACTATGGCAGCACTTAATCCTAGCTCTTTTTTTAGATCTTTTACGATTGATTCGAAAGATTGCATGATCTCAACCGAGCCTATGTATTCGCCCTCGTAAAATATCGGAGCTATACCTCTAAGCTCAAGCCCGGCTACTCCTGCCTCTATGGCAACCAATGGTTTTTTGGTGTTTTTAACCTGCAAGATACTTTTTCTAAATGAGCTTAGATCATCCCCCGATTTATCGCTCCAGTGTCTTAAAAAGCTCTTAACATCTGCAGTATGAACGTGAATTTTCATATTTTGATATATAGAGTTGTCTTTATAGCTTTCAACAAGTTTTTTTAGCTCATTTTTCAGCATAGCCTTGTCATTGCTTAAAAGTGCATCTATCACAAATTTATTTTGAGCTAAATTTATAGCGCCAAGCGATGCGACCTGAATTTTTGAATTTAATTTCTCAGCAGTAAAAAGCCTAAAATTCTTCTCCTTGTCTGATATTACATTATCCTCGATCTCCTTGCTACCGTTTAAGAAAAACATAAACATGATAGCTATCGCGATCACGAATAAAGATACTATAGGAACATATATTTTCTTACGTATAGAAAAGTTTCCCACAAATTCCTCCTTTAAAAAATAAAATTAAAATTTTAAAATTATATCTAATTAACGTTGTATTATCGTAAAGATAAAGTTATTATTTCTCATTATCGATCATAAAATCATAAAATTCATTCTTATGATCAGTATTTCCTATCTTGTCATATTGTATCAGGGCAGCGTTTATATTGTCGATTTGATGATACAAGTATCCAAGTGCAACACGATTTTCTATCGCATTAGGATCGGTTAGCTTTGTTAGCTCCAAAAGCGCTATGGCATTTTGTGGCTGGTTTGCTCCGGTTGCCGCAACGGATGCTAAAAATAAAGTGGAAGCATCTTGGATATTATACTCATCGATAATTTTGTTATAAAGTCTAAATGACTCTTCAAAGTCGTTACTAAAAAGCTCAATATACGCCAAAGTCTGCATGATATTTACATTTTCAGGAGCACTTCTTAATTGCTCTTTTATCTTTTCGCGCTCGTGGCTTAAAAGACCGGAAATTTGAAGTAGTTTTATGTATTGCTTTCTGATTATATTTGCGCCGTGATAAAATGCCTCTACGTCAAGTTTTTTCGTTTTGAAATAAATTTGTATCTTTTGTGCATACTCTTTTATGTTTTCTTGCTTGTTATAAGCTATGAAATTTAAGATATTAGTCATTATGTCGTTTGGAAGTAAAGAAACTAGGATGTCAGTTTTTTGCTGCATAACATCATCTCTTCCTACTATTTTTGATATTATCGCATCAAAGGCAACATTAAACATAGTCTGTTCTTTTGGCTCCTCAAGCCATCTCATCATCGCGCTTTGATTTGAGTTTATCAAATTTAAGAGTGAAGTGTATAGGTTGTTTTGTTTTAAATTTTTATCACTCTCTAAATTTTCAGTTATCTCTCCTATAAATTTAGGGTCTAAAGACTGGGTCATATCGTAGCTAAAAGCGGCAAAAATTCCAGCTAGATGGTTATTAGGATCTAAATGATAGCTTGACGCAAAATGCTTTGCTGCAAGTGAAAAATTTCCAAGCTGAGCATAGCTTAAGGCTAGATTATACTGGAGTATAGAGTGCTGAGGATAAAGCTTGGCAAGCTCGATAAAGTCGCGGTTTGCCTCTTTTAGTCTGTAGTTTAAAGCCTTGGCGATAACACCTGAAAGCTCGATATTTACCTTTGAAACGGTCGCGCTCTTACTTAAAAAGTCATTCGCCGTAGAAGTATCGTCTAAAAATACACTAACACCGCCTTTTCTTATATACTCTATGCTTTGCTTTACATCAAAAACCTTATATGGAGCAAAATAAAACAGCGTTTCATAACGTCTTGCCTTGTTAAAAAATATCTCATCGCTAAAGCTCATTTGAGCTAAATTTACATCAAATATTTCGGGATTTAAAGTCGCTTTTATCTTAAAAATTTGACTTGGCTTTAATGGATCTGCGGTATAAACATCACGTATGAATCTCGCCCCATCTTTATAAAATCCGGTCTTTAAATCAATTATCGCCGCTATCATTTTTATAAGATCGGGGTTTGTTGTGTTTCTTGCGGCCTTATTTAGATAGTCTCTTGCCTTATCGTAATTAGCCTCATTTGCATAAAGTTGGGCCAAGGTGATATTGGCATTAAAATCTTTTTGTGACTCAAGCTTGTCAATGGCCACTTGATCATCCTTTAAGATAGACGAAATTTTAGCGCTTAAATAAACATACTTGTCTTTATAATGTTCGCTACTTGGGTGCTTAAGCGATTGCAAAGCCTCGTAATAATTACCTTTATAATAATTTATAAGCGCATGATAGTAACTGTAAAGCGGCGAATTTACTTCGTTTTGCAAAAAGGAATTTGCAAGTCCGATGTAGTAGTTGAAATTTTGCGTGCTGTTGGTTTCAAGCGAACAAACCGCTGCATTTATCGCACTTACGGTTGTGTTTTCTCTATCTTGTATGGCTTTATTAAACGATATGACGGCTTGCTCGCAATTTCCCTGCTTCATCTGCGAAACGCCAAGATTATAGTTGGATAAAGACTGGTTGTAAGTTGCTATATTTTCATAAATTTTTAATGCTTCAAATTTATTGCCTTTTTCATATAGTCGGTTTGCTTTTGCGATCATATCGTCAATTCTTGATGCGGCAAAATCTTGTGTTTTATAGTTTGACTCTATCTTTTGAGCAAGTCCTGTAGCGTCTATCTCATTGCCCTTGTCTTTTTTTAACAAAAAAATCAAAACAATAAGCAAAATAATAATAACCAAGACAACTACAGCAATGATGATATATAGTTTTTTAGGTGATTTCTTAACCTCTATAGGTTCTGGTATCTCATCGCCGATTAGCAAATTTGGATCTTGAATACTCTCAAGAGAGACTATCTGCTCTTCCGACTCAGATTCTGTCGTCTCCTCGCCAGGAGGCTTTAGTATCAAGACCTCTTCATCTTGGTTTTGAGGCACTACATATACCTTTTAAGAACTTCTGGAATTTCAATTCTACCATCTTTGGTTTGATAGTTTTCCATTATAGCTATAAGTGTCCTGCCGACTGCCAGACTTGAGCCGTTTAGCGTGTGCACGAGGGCATTTTTCTTTCCGTCTTTATAGCGAATTTTAGCCCTTCTTGCTTGAAAATCACGAGTGTTTGAAACCGAACTTATCTCACGGTATTTGTTTTGACTAGGCAACCAGACTTCAAGGTCGATAGTCTTTGCCGCACCAAATCCCAGATCTCCGCTGCAAAGTAGCATATGACGATGTGCAAGTCCTAGTGAAGTAAGTAGATCAGAAGCGCACTCAACCATTTCTTGCAAAACTTTTTGGCTATCTTCAGGTTTAGTGATACTTACAAGCTCTACTTTTTCAAACTGATGTTGACGTATCATGCCACGAGTATCTCGTCCTGCACTACCAGCCTCTTGCCTAAAACACGCAGAGTAGCAGGTCATCTTTATCGGAAGCTCTTCGCTTTGTAAAATTTCATCATTATAAATGTTTGTAACAGGCACTTCACTTGTTGGTATTAGATATAAATTTTCATTATTTATCTTATAAAGGTCATCGGCAAATTTTGGCAGCTGACCTGTGCCGTATAAGGTGTTTGCATTTACTAAAAACGGAACATTAACAAGCTCAAAACCGCGAGCCGTGTTAAAGTCTATCATATAGTTAACAAGCGCACGACTAAGTCTAGCTGCCTCGCCTCTAAGTATCGTAAAACGTGATCCTGAAATTTTAACTCCACGCTCGAAATCAAGCCATCCAAGCTCTTCGCCAAGCTCATAGTGAGCCTTTGGTTCAAAGTCAAATTTACGTGGTTCAAGCACTGTTTTTACACAAACGTTGTCGTTTTCATCTTCACCAAACGGCACATCGTCATCTATGATATTTGGCACGCTTGAAGCTATCTCTTCAAGC
This is a stretch of genomic DNA from Campylobacter sp. RM6914. It encodes these proteins:
- a CDS encoding tetratricopeptide repeat protein, translating into MPQNQDEEVLILKPPGEETTESESEEQIVSLESIQDPNLLIGDEIPEPIEVKKSPKKLYIIIAVVVLVIIILLIVLIFLLKKDKGNEIDATGLAQKIESNYKTQDFAASRIDDMIAKANRLYEKGNKFEALKIYENIATYNQSLSNYNLGVSQMKQGNCEQAVISFNKAIQDRENTTVSAINAAVCSLETNSTQNFNYYIGLANSFLQNEVNSPLYSYYHALINYYKGNYYEALQSLKHPSSEHYKDKYVYLSAKISSILKDDQVAIDKLESQKDFNANITLAQLYANEANYDKARDYLNKAARNTTNPDLIKMIAAIIDLKTGFYKDGARFIRDVYTADPLKPSQIFKIKATLNPEIFDVNLAQMSFSDEIFFNKARRYETLFYFAPYKVFDVKQSIEYIRKGGVSVFLDDTSTANDFLSKSATVSKVNIELSGVIAKALNYRLKEANRDFIELAKLYPQHSILQYNLALSYAQLGNFSLAAKHFASSYHLDPNNHLAGIFAAFSYDMTQSLDPKFIGEITENLESDKNLKQNNLYTSLLNLINSNQSAMMRWLEEPKEQTMFNVAFDAIISKIVGRDDVMQQKTDILVSLLPNDIMTNILNFIAYNKQENIKEYAQKIQIYFKTKKLDVEAFYHGANIIRKQYIKLLQISGLLSHEREKIKEQLRSAPENVNIMQTLAYIELFSNDFEESFRLYNKIIDEYNIQDASTLFLASVAATGANQPQNAIALLELTKLTDPNAIENRVALGYLYHQIDNINAALIQYDKIGNTDHKNEFYDFMIDNEK
- the serS gene encoding serine--tRNA ligase, which encodes MINLRLIETNFDEFNKKLIAKKVDTNLLKNLLDTYNDLKAKRVMLENFQAIQNAKSKELGIKSRNGENTDALREELNANKAAIGDASEIVRELEEKLEEIASSVPNIIDDDVPFGEDENDNVCVKTVLEPRKFDFEPKAHYELGEELGWLDFERGVKISGSRFTILRGEAARLSRALVNYMIDFNTARGFELVNVPFLVNANTLYGTGQLPKFADDLYKINNENLYLIPTSEVPVTNIYNDEILQSEELPIKMTCYSACFRQEAGSAGRDTRGMIRQHQFEKVELVSITKPEDSQKVLQEMVECASDLLTSLGLAHRHMLLCSGDLGFGAAKTIDLEVWLPSQNKYREISSVSNTRDFQARRAKIRYKDGKKNALVHTLNGSSLAVGRTLIAIMENYQTKDGRIEIPEVLKRYM